A genome region from Candidatus Microthrix parvicella Bio17-1 includes the following:
- a CDS encoding di-heme oxidoredictase family protein translates to MTGFARRAVAVVFVAGLIVSACAGSDDEPVAIDPKLGGEATRSATNRNAFGLPVKGLDDDQRLDFEVGDSFFNQNWVTSPASTKARDGLGPTFNAQACSSCHGLDGRGAPPIDADDTSTLGLLLRLSVPGTSPAGGPMPEPTYGDQLQDRAVPGVQPEGIVAIDWVSETGSFDDGATYELRRPKIDTSDLAHGPLGDDVMISPRLAPQVMGVGLLEAIPEASVRAAADPDDADGDGISGRINLVPDPHTGDEILGRFGWKANVGKVEGQVAGAFHGDMGITSPLFPDENCHSDDPSCVAAIGGGSPEIPQETFDRVVFYNRTLAVPAMRDFESPHVRSGAEQFGTVGCAGCHTTSQTTGPADVPMLSEQTISPFTDLLLHDMGPGLADGRPDFAASGTEWRTPPLWGLGLVPVVNGERFMMHDGRARTFEEAIMWHGGEAQAAADAFAALDADERADLIAYLEVL, encoded by the coding sequence GTGACCGGGTTCGCCCGACGGGCTGTCGCCGTGGTGTTCGTCGCCGGACTCATCGTGTCCGCCTGCGCCGGCTCGGACGACGAGCCGGTGGCGATCGACCCCAAGCTGGGGGGCGAAGCCACCCGCTCGGCCACCAACCGCAACGCGTTTGGGCTGCCGGTCAAAGGGTTGGATGACGATCAGCGCTTGGACTTCGAGGTGGGCGACAGCTTCTTCAACCAAAACTGGGTGACGTCGCCGGCTTCGACCAAGGCGAGAGACGGGCTCGGCCCCACGTTTAACGCCCAGGCCTGCTCGTCGTGTCACGGGCTCGACGGGCGGGGAGCGCCGCCGATCGACGCCGACGACACCTCGACGCTGGGGCTGTTGCTACGCCTCTCGGTGCCGGGAACCTCGCCTGCAGGTGGTCCGATGCCCGAGCCCACGTATGGCGACCAACTGCAGGATCGGGCGGTGCCGGGCGTCCAGCCCGAGGGCATCGTTGCGATCGACTGGGTGTCCGAGACCGGCTCGTTCGACGACGGCGCCACCTACGAGCTGCGTCGGCCGAAGATCGACACTTCCGACTTGGCCCACGGGCCGTTGGGTGACGACGTGATGATCTCGCCCCGGCTGGCGCCGCAGGTGATGGGCGTCGGGTTGCTCGAGGCGATCCCGGAGGCCTCGGTGCGCGCTGCCGCCGATCCGGACGACGCCGACGGCGACGGCATCTCCGGACGGATCAACCTGGTGCCCGACCCCCACACCGGCGACGAGATACTGGGACGCTTCGGGTGGAAGGCCAACGTCGGCAAGGTCGAGGGCCAGGTGGCCGGGGCGTTCCACGGTGACATGGGCATCACCTCGCCGCTGTTTCCGGACGAGAACTGCCACAGCGATGACCCGTCGTGCGTGGCGGCCATCGGCGGCGGCAGTCCCGAGATCCCGCAGGAGACCTTTGATCGGGTCGTGTTCTACAACCGGACGCTGGCGGTGCCGGCGATGCGAGACTTCGAGTCGCCGCACGTGCGCTCCGGGGCGGAGCAGTTTGGCACCGTCGGCTGCGCCGGCTGCCACACGACCAGCCAGACGACCGGACCGGCCGACGTGCCCATGCTGAGCGAGCAGACGATCAGCCCGTTCACCGACCTGTTGCTGCACGACATGGGCCCCGGCCTTGCCGACGGCCGTCCCGACTTTGCGGCCTCCGGCACGGAATGGCGTACGCCGCCCCTGTGGGGCCTGGGCCTGGTTCCGGTGGTCAACGGCGAGCGATTCATGATGCACGACGGTCGAGCGCGAACCTTCGAGGAGGCCATCATGTGGCACGGCGGAGAAGCGCAGGCCGCGGCCGACGCGTTCGCAGCACTCGATGCCGACGAGCGCGCTGACCTGATCGCCTACCTGGAGGTCCTGTGA
- a CDS encoding restriction endonuclease, translating to MPVGEPSLPKWNETFWPTISALKELGGSGTIQEIDDEVVRQQDYSDAQLAVLHGDGEKSEIAYRLAWARTNLKNLGAVTNSARGVWAITDFGREASAGQLIDLDRQWRRELAAKRAQKLSADAELSDEDGDGGSTEDDWKAILLARLLEMPADAFERLSQRLLREAGFVNVNVTGRSGDGGIDGTGIYRVSPLVSFPTFFQCKRYRGNVAPSQVRDFRGAMAGRGDKGLLITTGIFSKEAQAEATRDGAQPIELINGDRLCDLLKQYDLGVSTEQRVVEDVTVDPSFFDTI from the coding sequence ATGCCAGTCGGTGAACCCTCCCTCCCCAAATGGAACGAAACGTTCTGGCCAACCATCTCGGCGCTCAAGGAACTGGGAGGGTCTGGCACCATCCAAGAGATCGATGACGAGGTCGTTCGACAACAGGACTATTCGGACGCCCAGCTCGCAGTTCTTCACGGCGATGGTGAAAAGTCGGAAATCGCATACCGGCTGGCTTGGGCCAGGACGAACCTGAAGAACCTTGGCGCTGTTACCAACAGCGCAAGAGGCGTTTGGGCGATTACCGACTTCGGACGCGAGGCTTCAGCAGGTCAACTCATCGATCTCGACCGCCAGTGGCGGCGCGAACTTGCTGCAAAACGAGCCCAGAAACTGTCCGCTGACGCTGAGCTTTCGGACGAGGACGGCGATGGCGGGTCGACTGAAGACGACTGGAAGGCGATCCTCTTGGCCCGCCTCCTTGAGATGCCCGCGGACGCCTTCGAACGGCTCTCTCAGCGGTTGCTGCGTGAGGCTGGATTTGTCAATGTGAACGTCACGGGTCGATCCGGTGACGGCGGCATCGATGGGACGGGGATATACCGAGTGTCGCCTCTCGTTTCCTTTCCGACCTTCTTCCAATGCAAGCGTTACCGAGGCAACGTCGCTCCCTCTCAAGTTCGAGACTTCCGAGGGGCCATGGCGGGGCGCGGTGACAAGGGCTTGTTGATCACTACGGGAATCTTCTCTAAAGAGGCCCAGGCCGAAGCGACCCGCGATGGCGCTCAGCCAATAGAACTCATCAATGGCGACCGACTCTGTGACCTCCTGAAGCAGTACGACTTGGGTGTCAGCACCGAGCAACGGGTCGTCGAGGACGTCACAGTCGACCCATCCTTCTTCGACACGATCTAG
- a CDS encoding HNH endonuclease signature motif containing protein, translating to MRSAAESDSAQKGPDPLEELRARIRRDEIAALDAALASGTDGDGVREPEVGDPAGASALEHAEAALDELFAAGVRPDDARDAVVWIDRLEHLGRRIDAAKSALVGEITRSRFHLTDGHGSPRIMVRHVAKLSEAESLNRTRAAEACADLPKVEAAWQAGTLPTSAANTLGRVHANQRVAPALEARQDEFIADATTMSSKSFASKAHRWERLIDEDGPEPANERNHNNRDTRLRPNPGDLSWDLTGFFASAQGAQMREIFDRFVDAEFEADCAAAKAAAIAAGGTGEITKADLDRTDAQRRADALFRIFQNAATAPDGAIPPGFVHNIHWSATAYEAMLHAIDENRPPVFDPDTFMCRTDDGHDLDPTETAATSLFSTFRRIVVDAAGVVIDLGRARRFTGSARTAATATHTHCIWPGCHAPASRCDIDHLTEHSRNGPTNPANAAPLCGRHNRWKQKGFSIRRNPDGTWQTTRPDGSQLE from the coding sequence ATGAGATCGGCAGCGGAGAGCGACTCGGCCCAGAAGGGCCCCGACCCACTGGAGGAGTTGCGCGCCAGGATTCGTCGTGACGAGATCGCAGCGTTGGATGCAGCACTCGCTTCCGGGACCGATGGCGACGGGGTGCGCGAGCCCGAGGTCGGCGACCCCGCAGGGGCATCGGCACTCGAGCACGCCGAGGCGGCGTTGGACGAACTGTTCGCCGCCGGAGTCCGCCCCGACGACGCCCGCGACGCGGTCGTGTGGATCGACCGACTCGAACACTTGGGCCGCAGGATTGATGCCGCCAAATCGGCGCTGGTCGGCGAGATCACCCGATCACGGTTCCACCTGACCGACGGACACGGCTCACCCAGGATCATGGTCCGACACGTCGCCAAGTTGTCCGAAGCCGAGTCACTCAACCGCACCCGGGCCGCCGAAGCGTGTGCCGACCTCCCGAAGGTGGAAGCGGCGTGGCAGGCCGGGACCCTGCCCACGTCGGCTGCCAACACGTTGGGCCGTGTCCACGCCAACCAGCGGGTCGCACCAGCACTCGAGGCCCGCCAAGACGAATTCATCGCCGACGCGACGACAATGTCGTCGAAATCGTTCGCGAGCAAAGCCCACCGCTGGGAACGCCTCATCGACGAAGACGGCCCCGAACCGGCCAACGAACGCAACCACAACAACCGCGACACCCGCCTCCGTCCGAACCCCGGTGACCTGTCGTGGGACCTCACCGGGTTCTTCGCCTCGGCCCAGGGCGCCCAAATGCGCGAGATCTTCGACCGGTTCGTCGACGCCGAATTCGAAGCCGACTGCGCTGCAGCCAAAGCCGCAGCGATCGCCGCCGGTGGCACCGGTGAGATCACCAAAGCCGATTTGGACCGTACCGACGCCCAACGCCGCGCCGATGCCCTGTTCCGGATCTTCCAGAACGCCGCCACCGCACCCGACGGTGCGATCCCACCCGGGTTCGTGCACAACATCCACTGGTCAGCAACCGCGTACGAAGCAATGCTCCACGCCATCGACGAGAACCGGCCACCCGTCTTCGATCCCGACACGTTCATGTGCCGCACCGACGACGGCCACGACCTCGACCCAACCGAGACAGCCGCCACCAGCCTGTTCTCAACGTTCCGTCGGATCGTCGTCGACGCAGCCGGCGTCGTGATCGACCTGGGAAGAGCCCGCAGGTTCACCGGCTCAGCACGAACCGCCGCCACCGCCACCCACACCCACTGCATCTGGCCCGGCTGCCACGCACCCGCCAGCCGCTGCGACATCGACCACCTCACCGAACACTCCCGAAACGGCCCCACCAACCCGGCCAACGCAGCACCGTTATGCGGCCGGCACAACCGCTGGAAACAAAAAGGCTTCTCGATCCGCCGGAACCCCGACGGCACCTGGCAAACCACCCGCCCCGACGGCAGCCAACTCGAGTAG
- a CDS encoding HTTM domain-containing protein, with product MLTATAPVDRAVRQVTAAHARAVSSASLEALRIAFGLLVAASALRFLARGWVGSLHLAPEHHLTYPGFDWVAPLPGAGASLHVAVVAFAGLAIAVGWRTRAALGVFLVAFVWMELIDAALYLNHYWLMTLLGALLFVLPVGRAWSFDAWTGRVTPSSEVPVWMVWAARSQVGIVYVVAGIAKLNADWLLRGEPLGMWLAARGDRPLVGSLFDLPLTPLVVSWAGAIFDLTIVGWLVWRRSRPWAYVAVVVFHLSTAALFQIGLFPWAMMALTPVFFAPSWPERMLRRIGVVVPRPPQADAPTTPTWVRRAALGLVVVNLVVPLRHYAYAGDVTENEAGYYGSLRVMLTEKTGTARFLVTDPTTDQAWTVAPGDYFEPWQVGQLASRRDLLITAAHVVAAEARADGHPRVEVRADAWVSINGRQRRRLVDPALDLAALERRPR from the coding sequence ATGCTGACGGCGACAGCGCCGGTTGATCGGGCGGTCCGGCAGGTCACGGCCGCTCACGCCCGAGCGGTGTCGTCGGCCTCGCTGGAGGCGCTCCGCATCGCGTTCGGGCTGCTCGTCGCAGCGTCGGCGCTGCGGTTTCTGGCCCGGGGCTGGGTGGGGTCGCTGCACCTCGCTCCCGAGCATCACCTGACCTACCCCGGCTTCGATTGGGTGGCGCCGCTGCCCGGGGCCGGCGCCTCCCTGCACGTGGCCGTGGTGGCGTTCGCCGGGTTGGCGATCGCCGTCGGCTGGCGCACGCGCGCAGCTTTGGGGGTGTTCCTGGTCGCCTTCGTGTGGATGGAGTTGATCGATGCTGCGCTCTACCTGAACCACTACTGGCTGATGACGTTGCTGGGCGCGCTGCTGTTCGTGCTGCCGGTGGGAAGGGCCTGGTCGTTCGATGCGTGGACGGGCCGGGTCACCCCGTCGAGCGAGGTGCCGGTGTGGATGGTGTGGGCGGCCCGTTCCCAAGTCGGGATCGTCTATGTCGTTGCCGGGATCGCCAAGCTGAACGCCGATTGGCTCCTGCGGGGCGAGCCTTTGGGCATGTGGTTGGCGGCCCGCGGCGACCGGCCCCTGGTGGGATCGCTGTTCGACCTGCCGCTCACCCCGTTGGTGGTGTCGTGGGCGGGCGCGATCTTCGACCTCACCATCGTCGGCTGGCTCGTGTGGCGACGCTCCCGGCCGTGGGCGTATGTGGCGGTCGTCGTGTTCCACCTCAGCACCGCAGCGTTGTTCCAGATTGGGTTGTTTCCGTGGGCGATGATGGCCCTGACCCCGGTGTTCTTCGCACCGTCCTGGCCGGAGCGGATGCTCCGCCGGATCGGCGTCGTCGTGCCACGACCTCCGCAGGCCGATGCGCCGACAACCCCCACCTGGGTTCGTCGAGCGGCGCTTGGGCTGGTCGTCGTCAACCTGGTGGTGCCGCTGCGCCACTACGCCTACGCCGGTGACGTGACCGAGAACGAGGCCGGCTACTACGGGTCACTACGGGTCATGCTCACCGAGAAGACCGGTACGGCCCGGTTCCTGGTGACCGATCCCACGACGGACCAGGCATGGACAGTCGCCCCCGGCGACTACTTCGAACCCTGGCAGGTGGGCCAGCTGGCCTCGCGCCGGGACCTCTTGATCACCGCGGCCCACGTCGTCGCTGCCGAGGCCCGCGCCGATGGCCACCCCCGGGTGGAGGTGCGCGCTGATGCGTGGGTCTCGATCAACGGTCGACAACGCCGGCGACTGGTCGACCCGGCGCTCGACCTGGCCGCCCTTGAACGCCGGCCTCGCTGA
- a CDS encoding imelysin family protein — translation MTRREIRRPIAIGVTVLLIAAGCAGGVSREETTAAIAQLGADDMAALVPVSREATDAVTDACASGQPGDVEAAADQVAVAQTRWHETEAWWMGPATDLRANALVDWPVNTDDVDELLAAAEPVTIDADYLAEFVGADTRGYGAAAYLLDGAPLDDRACDYATAATVLAASTIDEVASAWTESTDAASYQEQLTATGGLDAVVNHLLTLLSSRESAHLGARSASIERVLFGADGDSGLAVMVDDDLAARLRVEADRMVAVAGPVEQPSVEQQPAGFEEAAEALRATVASEVVAKLGIKVTFSDADGDSAG, via the coding sequence GTGACACGTCGTGAAATCCGCCGACCGATCGCCATTGGCGTAACGGTGCTGCTGATTGCCGCAGGGTGTGCGGGCGGTGTCAGTCGTGAGGAGACGACCGCGGCCATCGCACAGCTTGGCGCCGACGACATGGCCGCCTTGGTACCCGTGTCCCGCGAGGCCACCGACGCCGTCACCGACGCGTGTGCGTCGGGCCAACCGGGCGACGTCGAGGCAGCCGCCGACCAGGTCGCCGTCGCCCAAACCCGATGGCACGAGACCGAAGCGTGGTGGATGGGCCCGGCGACCGACCTGCGGGCCAACGCGCTGGTCGACTGGCCGGTCAACACCGACGACGTCGATGAACTGCTCGCGGCCGCCGAGCCGGTGACGATCGACGCCGACTACCTCGCCGAGTTCGTCGGCGCCGACACCCGAGGTTACGGGGCGGCCGCGTACCTGCTGGACGGCGCTCCGCTGGATGATCGAGCGTGTGACTACGCAACCGCGGCAACCGTTCTGGCGGCGTCAACCATTGATGAGGTGGCGAGCGCCTGGACCGAGTCCACCGATGCAGCGTCCTACCAGGAGCAGTTGACGGCCACCGGCGGCCTCGACGCGGTGGTCAACCACCTGCTGACGCTGCTGTCGAGCCGGGAGTCCGCCCACCTCGGTGCCCGGAGTGCGTCGATCGAGCGGGTGTTGTTTGGCGCCGATGGCGACTCGGGGCTGGCGGTCATGGTCGACGACGACCTCGCCGCCAGACTGCGCGTCGAGGCCGATCGCATGGTCGCTGTGGCAGGCCCGGTTGAGCAGCCGTCAGTTGAGCAGCAGCCGGCCGGGTTTGAGGAGGCCGCCGAGGCGCTGCGGGCCACCGTCGCCTCCGAGGTGGTCGCCAAACTGGGTATCAAGGTCACGTTCAGCGATGCTGACGGCGACAGCGCCGGTTGA